From a region of the Carassius auratus strain Wakin chromosome 31, ASM336829v1, whole genome shotgun sequence genome:
- the LOC113050525 gene encoding transcription factor MafA: MATDLAMSADLPNSPLAIEYVNDFDLMKFEVKKEPPEADRYCHRLPPGSLSSTPISTPCSSVPSSPSFCAPSPGSQPGQNLGNGVNSNNGGNNNSQVSSGKPQMEDLYWIPNYQHHISPEALNLTPEDAVEALIGNAHHHHHHHQPYEGFRGQQYVGEDLSTATNGHHHPVHHHHHHHHGHHAHARLEDRFSDEQLVSMTVRELNRQLRGFSKEEVIRLKQKRRTLKNRGYAQSCRYKRVQQRHILESEKCTLQSQVEQLKQDVSRLIKERDLYKEKYEKLASRAFNGGGGNTRDPSSGTHGKTTSSEFFM; the protein is encoded by the coding sequence ATGGCCACCGATCTCGCCATGAGCGCAGATTTGCCCAACAGCCCCCTGGCTATTGAATATGTCAACGACTTCGACCTCATGAAGTTTGAAGTCAAGAAAGAGCCCCCGGAGGCCGACCGCTATTGCCACCGCCTGCCCCCGGGCTCGCTATCCTCCACCCCAATCAGCACACCCTGCTCCTCGGTGCCTTCCTCGCCCAGTTTCTGTGCCCCCAGTCCCGGATCGCAGCCTGGACAGAACCTCGGAAATGGTGTCAACAGTAACAACGGTGGCAACAACAACAGCCAAGTCTCATCGGGCAAACCGCAGATGGAAGATCTCTACTGGATCCCCAACTACCAGCATCACATCAGTCCAGAGGCCCTCAACCTGACGCCCGAGGACGCGGTGGAAGCGCTTATCGGTAACGcgcaccaccaccaccatcaccaccagCCCTACGAGGGATTTCGCGGTCAGCAATACGTCGGAGAAGACCTCTCGACGGCCACGAACGGTCACCACCACCCGgtgcaccaccaccaccatcatcaccacgGCCACCACGCGCACGCGCGCCTCGAGGACCGCTTCTCAGACGAGCAGCTGGTGAGCATGACCGTGCGCGAGCTGAATCGGCAACTGAGAGGCTTCAGCAAAGAAGAGGTGATCCGTCTCAAGCAGAAACGGCGAACCCTGAAGAACCGCGGCTATGCGCAGTCGTGCCGCTACAAGCGCGTGCAGCAGCGCCACATACTCGAGAGCGAAAAGTGCACGCTTCAGAGCCAGGTGGAGCAACTCAAGCAAGACGTGTCGCGTTTGATCAAAGAGCGGGACCTGTACAAGGAGAAGTACGAAAAGCTCGCGAGCCGAGCATTTAACGGCGGCGGCGGCAACACTCGGGACCCGTCCAGCGGCACTCACGGAAAAACCACTTCCTCGGAATTCTTCATGTGA